The following coding sequences lie in one Vespa velutina chromosome 24, iVesVel2.1, whole genome shotgun sequence genomic window:
- the LOC124956936 gene encoding protein phtf isoform X2, translating into MSFNDLVHWYQKKIGTYDKQQWEKTVEQRILGGFTNVPMKTAKLKTEFIDVDLVRGSSFPKAKPKHGLSTVACLALQRLLFLPLYKTWWSQQTSIRVFVLFLLLYSLQLINILLYFAYGDRENEADIVSTSEVFIPSVMMLILCLVHSHIVSTNSGPMEINGYSRQKVIRRSRHGRCRISKSRSRSNLKVHDDSKSSQDTASEKASTISREALTSVRFAKKVMIENSLTLSQSQEFLPHSTCNKEKLNISLNTPSINEDSINCNQPVIPPEENVENPDVVHQDDDGFESLNGNVSSDNDRTVNKFLQQTNRDQIKLCDNKEGNLFQLEASSSQQILLQPKYSAPDPLKKGGNFSDSEGDGCIVTVNQTLIERDESPTISEIREGRRQCESEEEGECEDAATNHLTEATTSATEWMGVTTNSDECSYSSELEESDLHSETNLNYSEFIEHPFSWEFGLPPSILLSSSCASSDRISCTIWTRRDVKKAELSVLDISSAIIARVESMPESMNYFYGGLVLSIILSLVPSIRRITDTLGTDSSGNTTVSIIPDDLRQVNLETYTDILCRIIDIAFGDTILKRIIVLISAFERLALSCLLFFLLAVAERTYKQRLLYAKLFSHLTSSRRARKSDLPHFRLNKVRNIKTWLSVRSYLKRRGPQRSVDVIVSSVFIVTLLLLSFISLELIKDLESLHSQYNVEALFWSFSLGIFILRFMTLGTKVNKKYRNLSILITEQINLYLQIEQKPHKKEELMVANSVLKLAADLIKELESPFKISGLSANPYLYTITKVVLLSALSGVLSELLGFKLKLHKIKIK; encoded by the exons ATGAGTTTTAACGATCTCGTACACTG gtatcaaaaaaaaattggtacATATGATAAGCAACAGTGGGAGAAAACAGTGGAACAAAGAATTCTTGGTGGATTTACTAATGTTCCAATGAAAACAGCAAAATTGAAAACAGAATTTATAGACGTTGACTTGGTACGAG GCTCATCATTTCCAAAAGCAAAACCAAAACATGGTTTATCTACTGTAGCATGTTTAGCATTGCAACGTCTTTTATTTCTACCTCTATATAAGACATGGTGGAGCCAACAAACGAGTATTCGagtgtttgttttatttttgttattgtataGCTTGCAATTGATCAACATCTTATTGTATTTTGCTTATGGAGACAGAGAAAATGAGGCTGat ATAGTTTCAACATCAGAAGTCTTTATACCAAGTGTTATGATGTTAATACTATGCTTAGTTCATTCTCACATCGTATCAACGAATTCTGGGCCTATGGAGATTAATGGTTATAGTAGGCAAAAAGTTATTAGACGATCAAGACATGGTAGATGCAGAATTAGTAAGTCAAGAAGTAGATCAAATTTAA AAGTACATGATGACTCGAAATCGTCGCAAGATACTGCCTCGGAAAAAGCAAGTACCATAAGTAGAGAGGCACTTACTTCTGTAAGATTTGCAAAAAAAGTTATGATTGAAAATTCCTTGACACTTAGTCAATCGCAg gaatttcttcctcattcaacttgtaataaagaaaaattgaatatatcgtTGAATACACCTTCCATAAATGAAGATTCTATCAATTGTAATCAACCAG tcATTCCTCCAgaagaaaatgtagaaaatcCAGATGTTGTACATCAGGATGACGATGGATTTGAAAGTTTAAATGGGAATGTATCTAGCGATAATGATAGGACAGTTAATAAATTCTTACAACAAACAAACAGAGATCAAATCAAACtatgcgataataaagaaggaaatttGTTTCAATTGGAAGCATCTAGTAGCCAACAAATTTTACTTCAACCCAAATATTCAG CACCTGACCCAttgaagaaaggaggaaactTTTCCGACAGTGAAGGAGATGGATGCATTGTGACGGTAAACCAAACTCTGATT gaAAGAGATGAATCGCCAACTATATCagaaataagagaaggaaGACGACAGTGTGAAAGTGAAGAAGAAGGTGAATGCGAGGATGCTGCAACGAATCACTTAACCGAAGCGACAACATCTGCGACAGAATGGATGGGTGTAACAACGAATAGCGATGAATGTAGTTATAG ttcAGAACTGGAAGAATCAGATTTGCATAGCGAGACCAATTTAAATTATAGCGAATTTATAGAACATCCTTTCTCTTGGGAATTTGGATTACctccttctattttattaagtTCCAGTTGTGCTTCATCCGATCGCa ttTCGTGTACTATTTGGACAAGACGTGATGTCAAGAAAGCAGAATTGTCAGTACTTGATATTAGTTCTGCTATTATAGCAAGAGTAGAGTCAATGCCTGAaagtatgaattatttttatggtgGATTGgtattaagtattatattgTCTTTAGTACCGTCAATTAGACGAATAACTGACACTCTTGGAACAGATAGCAGTGGCAATACAACTGTTTCCATAATACCAGATGATCTCAGACAAGTTAATTTAGAAACGTATACTGATATTTTATGTAGAATAATTGATATTGCTTTTGGAGATACGATACT GAAAcgtattattgtattaatctCTGCCTTTGAAAGACTTGCATTATCTtgtctcttattctttttattggcAGTGGCTGAACGGACCTATAAACAAAGACTCTTGTACgctaaattattttctcatttaactTCATCGAGACGTGCTAGAAAATCTGATTTGCCTCATTTTCGGTTAAACAAAGTgcgaaatataaaaacttgGCTAAGCGTTAGATCATACTTGAAG AGAAGAGGACCACAACGTTCTGTTGATGTTATAGTATCCTcagtttttattgttacattattattactatctttCATTAGTTTGGAATTAATTAAG GATCTGGAAAGTTTACATTCGCAATATAACGTCGAAGCATTATTTTGGAGTTTTTCATtaggaatatttattttgcgTTTTATGACATTAGGAAcgaaagttaataaaaaatatagaaatcttTCGATTTTGATAACTGAACAG ataaaTTTGTATCTTCAAATTGAACAAAAACCCCATAAGAAGGAGGAACTAATGGTGGCAAATAGTGTATTAAAATTAGCAGCCGATTTGATAAAG GAACTCGAAAGTCCTTTTAAAATATCTGGCCTATCTGCTAATCCATATCTATATACGATTACAAAGGTGGTACTTTTGTCAGCCCTTTCTGGAGTCCTATCGGAATTACTTGGTTTCAAACTTAAGTtacataagataaaaataaagtga